One genomic segment of candidate division WOR-3 bacterium includes these proteins:
- a CDS encoding isoprenyl transferase: MAELNHVAIIMDGNGRWARKRGLPRVVGHRVGVESVRTIVKAARELGIKYLTLYTFSTENWKRPAEEVQTLMNMLEELLKKETPELHKNKVRINAIGRLDGLYPNARQALEEARALTKDNTELILTLCLNYGGQSEIVDAVKKIVLEDRQKPINLEELDEKRFAKYLYDPELPPPDLLIRTGAERRERISNFLLYQIAYAEIYFTKTLWPDFRKREFLKAIEDFKNRERLFGGV; this comes from the coding sequence GTGGCGGAACTCAATCATGTGGCGATAATTATGGATGGCAATGGCCGCTGGGCGAGAAAGCGCGGTCTACCCCGGGTTGTTGGCCATCGTGTGGGTGTGGAATCGGTGAGAACGATCGTCAAGGCCGCCCGGGAATTGGGAATAAAATATCTCACCCTTTATACTTTTTCCACCGAAAACTGGAAAAGGCCTGCAGAGGAAGTGCAGACCCTGATGAATATGCTTGAGGAGCTTCTTAAAAAAGAGACCCCGGAATTACATAAAAATAAAGTCCGGATAAATGCGATTGGCCGGCTGGATGGTCTCTATCCCAATGCGCGCCAGGCTCTGGAAGAGGCCCGAGCACTAACCAAGGACAATACCGAACTAATTCTTACGCTCTGTCTGAATTACGGTGGGCAGAGCGAAATTGTGGATGCGGTAAAGAAGATCGTTCTTGAAGACCGCCAGAAGCCAATAAACCTTGAAGAATTAGACGAAAAAAGATTTGCCAAGTATTTATACGACCCAGAATTACCGCCACCCGATCTGTTGATAAGGACGGGTGCAGAAAGAAGGGAACGCATCTCTAATTTCTTGCTGTATCAGATCGCCTATGCTGAAATCTATTTTACCAAGACCCTTTGGCCCGATTTTCGGAAGAGGGAATTTTTAAAGGCGATAGAGGATTTTAAAAACCGGGAGCGACTGTTTGGTGGGGTTTAA
- a CDS encoding replication-associated recombination protein A, which yields MDKTPLAERVRPENFDEVLGQTHLLGPNGPIRKQIEQGRLFSMVLFGPPGSGKTTIARLFAKKFSADFVSFSAATSGIVEIKKFMEEVEKKKSLFNQDTIIFIDEIHRFNKAQQDAFLPYLEKGTITLIGATTENPSFELNSSLLSRMKVYMLQPLSFEDIKKIIQRALSSPKGLDNKYEITEEALNFLANISDGDARVALNALELCAFAAKEKKIDLKLAEEIVQKKALRYDKAGEEHYNLISALHKSLRGSDPDAGLYWLARMLEAGEDPLYIARRLVRFAVEDIGLADPQALVIAVAAKEAVEFIGRPEGDLALAECVVYLARAKKSNELYLAYAEAKEDALKTLAQPVPLHIRNAPTLLMKKLGYGKGYKYPHDYPDAKVEQDYLPENLKGRKYLKKQE from the coding sequence ATGGATAAAACACCCCTTGCGGAACGGGTTAGACCTGAGAATTTTGATGAGGTTTTAGGTCAGACGCATCTTCTGGGACCGAATGGTCCAATAAGGAAACAGATTGAGCAGGGAAGATTGTTCTCCATGGTATTATTCGGGCCACCGGGCAGTGGTAAGACGACAATCGCCCGGCTTTTTGCAAAAAAATTTTCTGCAGATTTTGTCTCTTTCTCTGCTGCGACCAGTGGGATCGTGGAGATTAAAAAATTTATGGAAGAGGTGGAGAAGAAAAAGAGTTTATTCAATCAGGATACGATAATTTTTATTGACGAAATTCACCGCTTTAATAAAGCCCAGCAGGATGCCTTTTTGCCCTATCTGGAGAAGGGGACGATTACCCTTATTGGAGCTACGACCGAGAACCCTTCTTTTGAACTCAATTCCAGTCTGCTTTCAAGGATGAAGGTATATATGCTCCAGCCTCTCTCATTTGAAGATATCAAAAAAATTATTCAACGGGCTTTATCTTCACCCAAGGGGCTCGATAACAAATATGAAATCACCGAGGAGGCGCTCAATTTCCTTGCTAATATTTCAGATGGTGATGCGCGGGTTGCTTTAAATGCCTTAGAGTTATGTGCCTTTGCTGCCAAAGAGAAAAAGATTGATTTAAAACTTGCTGAGGAGATTGTGCAGAAAAAGGCTTTGAGATATGACAAAGCGGGTGAAGAACATTATAATCTTATCTCGGCATTACATAAATCATTAAGGGGTTCTGACCCAGATGCAGGATTATACTGGCTGGCAAGGATGCTGGAGGCGGGTGAAGACCCATTATATATCGCCCGGCGTCTGGTCCGGTTTGCGGTGGAAGATATCGGACTTGCCGACCCTCAGGCACTGGTGATTGCAGTAGCGGCAAAAGAGGCGGTGGAATTCATCGGCCGGCCCGAGGGTGACTTGGCTCTTGCTGAATGTGTCGTTTATCTGGCGCGAGCAAAAAAGAGCAATGAATTATACCTGGCTTATGCAGAGGCGAAAGAGGATGCGTTAAAGACCTTAGCCCAACCCGTGCCGCTACATATCCGGAATGCTCCGACCCTATTGATGAAAAAACTCGGCTATGGTAAGGGGTACAAATATCCCCATGATTATCCTGATGCTAAAGTAGAACAGGATTATCTACCTGAAAATTTAAAGGGTCGGAAGTATTTAAAAAAACAAGAATAA
- the larC gene encoding nickel pincer cofactor biosynthesis protein LarC has translation MRVLYFDPILGASGDMILASLIDLGIDTTYLKNALKFIPDLKIKIESVSHRGIKAKRLTFCTKKTIKEKDFIPLIKRSHLKDSIKSAALKIIDRIFEAEKKVHGTAHLHLHELADVDTILDITGSLVAFDYLQVERIYSKPLKAGMGLIDTVEGKMPAFNFATAELLKNVPVEFIPVAFEFTTPTAAAILSTVAEFTNQCAFSRIEKIGLGSGTKVLKDYPNLLRVFLGEINCRLTDECLVIETNIDDQNPQDFDWIMEKLYEAGALEVYYTPVMMKHSRPGILLTVIADGYNQRLIDTLFNETTTIGIRMDYKQRIKLKREIKKIKTPWGRVRIKVIYHNHNKKRFTVEYQDLKLLAQKSKTPLNELREKIRDYVREEGFCD, from the coding sequence ATGAGGGTATTATATTTTGACCCTATTCTGGGGGCGAGTGGTGATATGATTCTGGCGAGTTTGATTGACCTCGGTATAGATACCACATATCTAAAAAATGCATTAAAGTTTATCCCGGATTTAAAAATTAAAATCGAATCTGTCTCCCATCGGGGGATTAAAGCAAAAAGACTTACATTCTGCACAAAAAAAACCATAAAAGAAAAAGACTTCATCCCGTTAATAAAAAGAAGCCACCTGAAAGATTCGATTAAAAGTGCGGCATTAAAAATCATCGACCGGATCTTTGAAGCAGAAAAAAAGGTCCACGGCACCGCCCATCTTCACCTGCATGAATTGGCTGATGTGGATACCATTTTGGATATTACCGGTTCTCTTGTAGCATTTGATTATTTACAGGTGGAGAGGATATATTCTAAACCATTGAAGGCGGGGATGGGGTTAATTGATACCGTGGAAGGGAAAATGCCTGCCTTCAATTTCGCCACTGCGGAATTGCTAAAAAATGTCCCGGTGGAGTTTATTCCCGTAGCATTTGAATTTACTACCCCGACGGCCGCAGCAATACTGAGCACGGTTGCCGAGTTTACAAATCAGTGTGCGTTTAGCCGTATTGAAAAGATCGGTTTGGGGAGCGGCACGAAGGTGCTTAAAGACTATCCCAATCTCTTGCGTGTCTTTCTGGGTGAAATAAATTGCCGATTAACCGATGAATGCCTCGTCATTGAAACCAATATTGATGACCAGAATCCCCAGGATTTTGACTGGATCATGGAAAAACTTTACGAAGCAGGTGCTCTTGAGGTTTACTACACCCCTGTGATGATGAAACATTCCCGTCCTGGTATCTTATTGACTGTGATTGCCGATGGCTATAATCAACGGCTGATTGATACGCTTTTTAATGAAACAACCACCATCGGGATCAGAATGGACTATAAACAGAGAATTAAATTAAAAAGGGAAATAAAGAAAATCAAAACCCCCTGGGGAAGAGTGCGCATCAAGGTGATTTACCATAATCATAATAAAAAGAGATTTACGGTTGAATATCAAGATTTA
- a CDS encoding phosphatidate cytidylyltransferase → MGFNDILRRIKTGAILVAVVVITLWIDNILLPLLLLFFITFATNEYFRFWHRKNIYPHTLAVLFPGYTIPLLFYFEIPPLLPGFILFFFIALLSVMRFPGSRRNPNFLAEVSANFFGVFYIAILPSTIILLRKYGFNISLLPLLLTWIYDTFAYLVGTLFGKRRLAERLSPKKTWEGTISAFFLTFPFAWWLNSLWVKEFTLLDSIWITLGIGILGTVGDLLESGMKREVGLKDASNVFPGHGGFLDRLDSLIFNIPFFYLYFITHG, encoded by the coding sequence GTGGGGTTTAATGATATATTAAGACGGATAAAGACCGGCGCTATATTGGTGGCGGTGGTGGTTATCACCTTGTGGATAGATAATATTCTTTTACCATTATTACTCTTATTTTTTATCACCTTTGCAACCAATGAATATTTCCGGTTCTGGCACCGCAAGAATATCTATCCCCATACCTTAGCGGTTTTGTTTCCGGGTTATACAATTCCGTTATTATTTTACTTTGAAATACCCCCACTCCTTCCTGGTTTTATTCTATTTTTTTTCATCGCCCTTTTATCGGTGATGCGTTTTCCCGGAAGCCGGCGCAACCCCAATTTTCTTGCCGAAGTAAGTGCCAATTTTTTTGGAGTTTTTTATATTGCAATCCTTCCTTCCACGATTATCCTTTTAAGAAAATACGGCTTTAACATCAGTCTGCTGCCGCTTCTTCTCACCTGGATATATGATACATTTGCTTATCTGGTAGGAACACTCTTCGGGAAAAGACGACTTGCCGAACGCTTGAGTCCTAAGAAAACTTGGGAAGGGACGATCAGCGCATTCTTTCTCACATTTCCTTTTGCCTGGTGGTTGAATTCTTTGTGGGTAAAAGAATTTACTTTGCTGGATAGTATTTGGATTACCCTTGGGATAGGTATTCTGGGCACCGTTGGCGATCTTCTGGAATCCGGGATGAAACGCGAAGTAGGGCTAAAGGATGCCTCCAATGTTTTTCCTGGTCACGGTGGATTTTTGGACCGTCTGGATTCATTGATTTTTAATATCCCTTTTTTCTATTTATATTTTATCACCCATGGATAA